The DNA sequence GGAGCCGCTCGCGCCCGAAATCAGCACATACTGACCTGCCTGAATGTGTCCTATTCGTGTCAGTGCCTGATATGCCGTCAGATAGTTAACGGTAAATGCCGCACCTTCATCGAGAGAGAGCGTATCGGGCAAGGCTACGATTCTGCGGTTTTCCACACTGGCCCATTGCTGATATAGCCCCTCCTCTGTGATACCGAGCTGACCTGACCCGTATATGGCTACCCGGGTTCCTTTTGCGAATGAATCACTCTCCTCAATGATGCCTGATGCCTCGTTGCCCTGAACCAGTGGCACGGGCGTTTCGCCATAGCCGCCGGTGCGGATCGTGTTAGATAACTGATTTATAGTGGCGCCGTGCAGCCTGACAAGAGAGAAACCCGGCTGGCGGCGGGGTATTTCACGCTCTTCTGACGTCATAACCGGAGAAGGACCTGTTTTACTGGTAACCAGTGCTTTCATATACATTTCCTGGACAAAACTGGCCGGTGTCCGCAGACAGTGGCCTGGTGGAAAATAAGTCAAACCTCAAGGATAACCGCCATATTAAAAAGAAAAAGATGCTTAATTTGACATGTCTGTACATATATATGGACAATAAACTGACTCAAAAACACGGAGAGAATATGAATCAATTACTGGCTATGCGTGCCTATATACGCGTTGTGGAGTCGGCCTCATTTATACGGGCAGCAAGCCAGCTCAGCATGCCGCGCTCGACGGTCAGTAAATTAATTACCGACCTTGAGAAACATCTTGAAACGCGCCTCATCCGCAGAACAACGCGCACGGTAACGGTAACGACCGAGGGGCTTGAATATTACCGGTACGCCGTAAAACTGTTAAACGGCGTGGATGAAGCCGACAGCGCGGTACGTGGCAAAAAGCAGAAACCCCGCGGTCACCTCCGGCTGGAAGTGCAGGTGATCTTTGCATGTACTTTTCTCATCCCCGCTCTTCCGGAATTTTATCGTGAATATCCCGACATTACGCTTGCGCTGGGTATAAATGACAGAACTGTCAATATGGTGGGCGAGGGAGTGGATTGCGCTATCCGGGCAGGCACCATACAGGACCTATCGGTTATTGCTCGCCCGCTTATTAATATGCATTATATTACCTGCGCGTCACCCGCCTACCTGAGCGCGATGGGCACACCGCGTCATCCTCATGACATACAAAACGATCATCGCTGTATTAACTACCATTCAGCCTCATCAGGTAAAACGGATCCCCTTATCTTTCATCGTGGAGATGAAGCTGTTGTGGTAAATAACTGCCTGTATTCTGCCAGTGACGGCAACGGACTGCGGGATATGATAATGGCCGGATTGGGGGTGGGTCAGATCCTGCGAGAATTTATTGAGCCAGAAATCAGAACCGGGAGGCTTGTGCCTGTTCTTACCGACTGGAACCGATCTCCACTTCCCTTTCATATCATCTACGAACGGGATAACCATCAGAATGCCCGCCT is a window from the Candidatus Pantoea bituminis genome containing:
- a CDS encoding LysR substrate-binding domain-containing protein — protein: MSADSGLVENKSNLKDNRHIKKKKMLNLTCLYIYMDNKLTQKHGENMNQLLAMRAYIRVVESASFIRAASQLSMPRSTVSKLITDLEKHLETRLIRRTTRTVTVTTEGLEYYRYAVKLLNGVDEADSAVRGKKQKPRGHLRLEVQVIFACTFLIPALPEFYREYPDITLALGINDRTVNMVGEGVDCAIRAGTIQDLSVIARPLINMHYITCASPAYLSAMGTPRHPHDIQNDHRCINYHSASSGKTDPLIFHRGDEAVVVNNCLYSASDGNGLRDMIMAGLGVGQILREFIEPEIRTGRLVPVLTDWNRSPLPFHIIYERDNHQNARLRAFVDWMTERFGR